The following DNA comes from Methanomassiliicoccales archaeon LGM-DZ1.
TCATGACCTTCAGGGGCGAGCCCAGGGAGAACGCCAAGGCCGTCGAGCACGACGCGCCCCGCTGCATGACCATGCCTCTGCTGGTCCTGTCCCTCTTCGCATTCGCCTTCGGTTACACCCTCCTGTTCGGATGGGACGGCGTGTTCACCATCTCCCTCGGATCCTCCGGCTGGAAGGTCGGCGGCGGGGAGGCCGACATGGGATTCCACTGGGTCGAAGAGCTCTTCACCAACTGGAAGACCTACCTGACCATCATCCTGGTCCTCTGCGCCATCGCGCTCGCATACTGCATGTACGACAAGCGCAGCATCGACCCCGGGAAGTTCAGCAAGAACGGCACCTCCAGGCTCTACAGGGTCCTGCAGAACAGGTGGTACCTGCCCGAGATCTACGACCAGGTCGCCTGGAAGCTCGGATACGATGTCGCTCTGGGAGTCGACTACTTCGACAGGAACGTCATCGACGGCACCGTCAACGGGCTCTCCAACGCTGTCATCAGCGGAGGAGACCTCATGTCTAAGGCCCAGAACGGGAACGTCCACACCTACACCGGTGTGGTCATCGGCGGAGTGGTCGCGCTTGCGCTGTTCACTCTTGCCATGATCTACGTCTTCGGAGGCATGTGAGATGGACGGTTCCTTCATACTACCCGCAATGATACTGATCCCCCTCGTGGGCGCGATAATAGTGCTCGCCATGGGCGGGGAGAAGCTCCAGAAGAAGGCGGGATACGCCGCCTTCGTTGTCGCCCTGATCGACCTCGTCCTGGCCCTGTACCTGATGACCGAGGCTGACGATCTCGGGCAGTTCGATTTCAGCGCCAACTGGATCGACTCCGCCGGCCTGACGATGAACCTCATGTTCACCGTCGACGGGCTGAGCATCCTCATGGTCTTCCTCACGGCGTTCCTCGTAGCTGTGGTGATCCCCTTCTCCCACAAGGAGGAGGACAGGCCTCACTACTTCTACGCGCTGCTGCTGATGATGGAGGTCGGCCTGATGGGCGTCTACACCGCAGAGGATTACTTCCTCTTCTACATCATGTGGGAGATCACCCTGCTCCCGATGTACTTCCTCATCTCCTGGTACGGAGGCGCGAGGAGGCACTACGCGGCCATCAAGTTCCTGATCTACACCCACGTGGCATCCCTTGTGATGCTCATCGGTATCTTCGCGCTCGCCTTCGAGGCCGCGGCGATCAACGGTGGCGGGATCAACTTCTCGTTCGAGTACATCTCTCAGGCGTGCGGCCGCTTCGGCGAGACCTTCCAGACTCTGGTCTTCGGACTCCTGTTCTTCGGGTTCGCCGTCAAGATGCCTACCGTTCCGTTCCATACCTGGCTGCCTGATGCGCATACCGAGGCGCCCACCGCAGGCTCCGTGCTCCTGGCCGGAGTCATGCTGAAGATGGGTTCCTACGGTATCATCAGGGTCTGCATCGAGAACCTTCAGCTCGGAGCCGAGAACTGGCAGGAGGTCATGATCTTCATGGGTCTCCTCTCCATGGTCTACGGCGCCTACGCGTGCATCGCCCAGAGGGACCTCAAGAAGATGGTCGCATACTCCTCCATCTCCCACATGGGTCTCGTCATGGTCTCCATGGCCTGCCTCTCCAAGGGAGGTATCGACTTCGCTGTGTTCCAGATGTTCGCCCACGGTCTCATCTCCGCTATGCTCTTCATGGTCTGCGGAATGGCCGGGCACAACTTCGGTACCAGGCAGATCGCTCTGCTCGGCGGAATGGCCCAGAAGGTGCCTGTCTACGCGACGTTCATGATGTTCGCGTTCATGGCATCCCTCGGCCTCCCCGGCCTCATGGGCTTCTGGGGAGAGTTCGGCATCATCTACTCGTTCTACGAGTACCTCGAGGCCAACGACCTGATCTGGGTCCTCGTGTTCTGCCTCCTGAACCTCCTGCTGACCGCAGGTTACTACCTGTTCGCCATGCAGAGGGTCCTCTTCGGGCACCTCACCACCCGCATAGACACTGAGAAGTGCCATGATGTCGACAAGATCGAGGGCATCGCGATGGGGGCTGTGGCCCTCCTCGTGGTGCTCTACGGTATCTGGCCCGACCTCGCGCTCGATATGATCGGATACTTCGCGTATCCTGCATGGATGTGATCAAATGGATGCTACAGTAATCACTGACATATTCGGGGAGTATTCCCCGATCATCCCGATGGTCACACTGATCATCGGTGCCCTGATCATGCCGGCGCTCTACTTCGGATTCAAGAAGAAAGCGCCCGTCTCCGCGATCGCCCTGATCGTAATGATCATCAGCATCGCGATCAACCTGATCATGCTCCTCGGGGACAACTACCCCTCGGAGTACGCGACCTACGCCAATCTGTTCACGTACAATGACTTCAGCGGCCTGATGATCCTGCTGTTCCAGATCGTCGCGCTCATCGTGCTGTTCGTGTCCGTATCCAGCAAAGAGACCACTACCCTCCACTTCGGAGCGTACAACGCCCTCCTGCTGATCGCCACCAGCGGCATGATGTTCGTTGCCTGCGCGGATGACCTGGTGGCGATCTTCGTCGGTGTCGAGACCGTCTCGATCCCCTCCTACGCGCTTGTCGCCATGAAGAGGAACGACGCCCGCGCCGCCGAGGCCGCCGTCAAGTACGTCATCATCGGAGGAATGTCCACTGCGCTGACCGTCTACGGTATCTCGATGATCTACGGCGCCCTCGGAACGCTCACCCTCAGCGAGCTGGGCACCGAGCTCGCCGCCACCGGGTACTCCTGGGCCTTCGTCATCGGCTTCATCTGCATGCTTGCCGGTTACGGGTTCAAGATCGCCGCCGTTCCGTTCCACATGTGGGCGCCCGACGTGTACGAGGGAGCATCGACCCCCGTCTCCATCTTCCTGGCCACCGGCTCGAAGAAGATGGGGCTGGTCGTGTTCTTCAAGATCTTCCTGGTGATGTTCGTCGCGGCCCATGTGGCCTCCGGGCTCGGCATCGAGGAGATCCAGTACATCTTCGCGATCATCGCCGCCTTCAGCATGACCGTCGGCAACGTCGTCGCCATCTCCCAGAGCAACATCAAGAGGATGCTCGCCTACTCGTCCATCGCGCAGGCCGGATACATCCTGATCGCCATGGCCGTCATGAGCGAGTACGCCCTGACCGGCGGCCTGTTCCACATGTTCACCCACGTGTTCATGAAGGGCGGTGCCTTCCTGGTCGTCGGTGCGCTCATCTGCGCCGGCATCGGCGAGAAGATCTCGGACTACAACGGACTGGCCAAGAGGGCTCCTCTGACCGCGTTCGCCATGCTCCTCTTCCTGTTCTCGCTCGCGGGAATACCTCCCCTGGCAGGATTCACCTCCAAGTTCGTCCTGTTCTCCGGAGCTATCTACGCGGAAGACGGGAGCGGTGTCATCACCCAGTGGATCTGGCTGGCATTCGTCGCCATCATCAACTCCGCGATCTCTCTGTACTACTACGTCAGGGTCGTGAAGGCCATGTATGTCGAGAAGCCTGCTGCCGGGTCCGAGGGCAAGATCAAGATCCCCAGGACCTTCCAGTTCGCGATCCTCTGCTGCGCCGTCGCGGTCGTCGTGCTCGGTGTCTACCCCGACATCATCCTCGACCTCTGCAGCGATGCGGCGTCTGCGCTGCTCGGCTGATCGGACAGCGAAACCTTTTCCCGGCCTCCGGGCCGGCCTTTTCCTCAGGATCGTCTGTTT
Coding sequences within:
- a CDS encoding NADH-quinone oxidoreductase subunit M, producing the protein MDGSFILPAMILIPLVGAIIVLAMGGEKLQKKAGYAAFVVALIDLVLALYLMTEADDLGQFDFSANWIDSAGLTMNLMFTVDGLSILMVFLTAFLVAVVIPFSHKEEDRPHYFYALLLMMEVGLMGVYTAEDYFLFYIMWEITLLPMYFLISWYGGARRHYAAIKFLIYTHVASLVMLIGIFALAFEAAAINGGGINFSFEYISQACGRFGETFQTLVFGLLFFGFAVKMPTVPFHTWLPDAHTEAPTAGSVLLAGVMLKMGSYGIIRVCIENLQLGAENWQEVMIFMGLLSMVYGAYACIAQRDLKKMVAYSSISHMGLVMVSMACLSKGGIDFAVFQMFAHGLISAMLFMVCGMAGHNFGTRQIALLGGMAQKVPVYATFMMFAFMASLGLPGLMGFWGEFGIIYSFYEYLEANDLIWVLVFCLLNLLLTAGYYLFAMQRVLFGHLTTRIDTEKCHDVDKIEGIAMGAVALLVVLYGIWPDLALDMIGYFAYPAWM
- a CDS encoding NADH-quinone oxidoreductase subunit N, with protein sequence MDATVITDIFGEYSPIIPMVTLIIGALIMPALYFGFKKKAPVSAIALIVMIISIAINLIMLLGDNYPSEYATYANLFTYNDFSGLMILLFQIVALIVLFVSVSSKETTTLHFGAYNALLLIATSGMMFVACADDLVAIFVGVETVSIPSYALVAMKRNDARAAEAAVKYVIIGGMSTALTVYGISMIYGALGTLTLSELGTELAATGYSWAFVIGFICMLAGYGFKIAAVPFHMWAPDVYEGASTPVSIFLATGSKKMGLVVFFKIFLVMFVAAHVASGLGIEEIQYIFAIIAAFSMTVGNVVAISQSNIKRMLAYSSIAQAGYILIAMAVMSEYALTGGLFHMFTHVFMKGGAFLVVGALICAGIGEKISDYNGLAKRAPLTAFAMLLFLFSLAGIPPLAGFTSKFVLFSGAIYAEDGSGVITQWIWLAFVAIINSAISLYYYVRVVKAMYVEKPAAGSEGKIKIPRTFQFAILCCAVAVVVLGVYPDIILDLCSDAASALLG